Proteins encoded by one window of Ulvibacter sp. MAR_2010_11:
- a CDS encoding GyrI-like domain-containing protein, whose product MKILKYLLFLILIAIIGGAIYFGTKDGSFDASESKVMDAPAPVIFNNIKDYKNWQEWGPWMKIDSAIVINYAEKTEGEGASYSWSSDHMEVGNGSMKTIRVIPNKEIDQKITFNTPIGDSESDVYWRFEETETPGQTKVTWGMKGEQSFMEKVFMAFQEDDMETGIKQMFQQGLNDIDAVVKAEMESFTINVDGVTQYGGGYYMYNTTASKMNEIGEKMGSMMGQVAGYMDENKLNMAGMPFTIYNQIDEANGTVIFTAAIPVKERVITPSGSPVLCGFMEPTTTLKTTLKGKYDHLSKAYEKAKMYLAENNLQADLNANMFEVYSTDPGEVPNPADWVTEIYIPIIPPVNPEN is encoded by the coding sequence ATGAAAATCTTAAAATATCTTTTGTTTCTAATCCTCATCGCCATAATTGGCGGAGCCATCTATTTTGGTACAAAGGATGGTAGTTTCGATGCTTCTGAAAGTAAAGTCATGGATGCTCCGGCTCCTGTAATCTTCAATAACATTAAGGATTATAAAAATTGGCAGGAATGGGGTCCATGGATGAAGATTGATTCGGCTATTGTTATTAATTATGCTGAAAAAACCGAAGGCGAAGGCGCTTCCTACTCCTGGAGTAGTGACCATATGGAAGTAGGAAACGGTTCCATGAAAACGATACGTGTTATTCCGAATAAAGAAATAGATCAGAAAATAACTTTTAACACCCCGATTGGCGATAGCGAAAGCGATGTTTACTGGCGTTTTGAAGAAACCGAAACCCCCGGTCAAACTAAGGTTACCTGGGGTATGAAGGGAGAACAGTCTTTTATGGAAAAGGTATTTATGGCATTTCAGGAGGACGATATGGAAACCGGAATAAAGCAAATGTTTCAACAAGGCCTAAATGATATTGATGCCGTTGTAAAAGCCGAAATGGAAAGCTTTACAATCAATGTGGATGGTGTCACACAATACGGAGGTGGTTATTATATGTACAATACAACCGCTTCGAAGATGAATGAGATTGGTGAAAAAATGGGTTCCATGATGGGACAGGTTGCCGGATATATGGATGAAAATAAATTGAATATGGCAGGGATGCCATTCACCATCTACAATCAGATAGATGAAGCCAACGGTACTGTAATTTTTACAGCAGCAATTCCTGTAAAAGAAAGAGTAATTACACCTTCCGGAAGTCCGGTGCTATGTGGTTTTATGGAACCAACTACAACACTTAAAACAACTTTAAAGGGTAAATACGACCATCTTTCAAAGGCGTATGAAAAAGCAAAGATGTACCTGGCTGAAAACAATTTACAGGCAGATCTAAATGCAAATATGTTCGAAGTATATTCAACCGATCCGGGAGAAGTTCCGAATCCGGCCGATTGGGTGACCGAGATATACATCCCTATTATACCTCCAGTGAATCCTGAAAATTAA
- a CDS encoding Lrp/AsnC family transcriptional regulator has product MNIDSLSWKILHCLQENARQSNAAIGRQVGISSPAVSERIKKMEDAGIINSYKTAVSPFETGYQLKAIITLRAFMGKLRPFLEKVKTYDEVLNCYRITGNENIVMEVVLKNQKHLETFIDQLISYGETKTQIVLSHVVSNNPIKPIK; this is encoded by the coding sequence ATGAATATTGATTCACTTAGTTGGAAAATTTTGCATTGCTTACAGGAGAATGCACGCCAGTCCAATGCGGCAATTGGAAGGCAGGTAGGTATTAGTTCCCCGGCTGTAAGTGAGCGTATTAAAAAGATGGAAGATGCCGGAATTATCAACAGTTATAAGACGGCAGTTTCCCCTTTTGAAACAGGATATCAATTAAAGGCAATTATCACTCTTCGTGCGTTTATGGGAAAATTGCGACCGTTTTTAGAAAAGGTAAAAACCTACGACGAGGTACTCAATTGTTATAGGATTACCGGCAATGAAAATATTGTTATGGAAGTAGTGCTAAAAAATCAAAAACATTTGGAAACTTTTATTGATCAACTTATAAGTTATGGGGAAACAAAAACACAGATTGTATTGTCCCATGTGGTTTCCAATAATCCCATAAAACCTATCAAATAA
- a CDS encoding MFS transporter, producing MRKLYTNYISNFKGLSREIWLLSLVTFINRAGAMVIPFLSLYLVNAKGFTLPQVGWIMTCFGLGSLTGTWIGGKLTDTIGFYKVIILSLFLGGVGFIFLQFIDTFYGFCAAIFSLILVADAYRPAIFVAADTYSKPGNKTRSITLIRLAINLGFSIGPLIGGIIIATISYTSLFWIDGLTCMLASFGLFIWLKPKKSKDPEPDITINKKEGVPPYLNGLFVLFIIIMIANGTTFVQYFSVMPLYYEKAHFLTEDLIGWLLFINGAVIVIFEMPLITWLERKKLTKTMATFWGIVFIAISFIVLNLTSWSGILVVGMLLMTLGEMIGSPFSNALALEMAPKGRKGSYMGLYSMSFSFAHIFGHNGGMNLVDTIGFDNTWYILFAFLSLIALLTLWLYKLLKKSPKFNTHEI from the coding sequence ATGCGAAAACTATATACCAACTATATAAGCAATTTTAAAGGGCTCTCCCGGGAGATCTGGTTGCTTTCCCTCGTAACATTTATTAACCGTGCAGGCGCCATGGTAATTCCCTTTCTATCACTTTATCTGGTGAACGCGAAGGGGTTTACGCTTCCTCAGGTAGGATGGATAATGACGTGCTTCGGACTGGGATCCCTAACCGGAACCTGGATTGGAGGTAAATTGACAGACACTATAGGATTTTATAAGGTAATAATCCTAAGTTTATTTCTCGGGGGCGTAGGATTTATATTCCTTCAGTTTATAGATACCTTTTACGGTTTTTGTGCGGCGATTTTTTCATTGATTTTGGTGGCGGATGCCTACCGTCCTGCCATTTTTGTGGCAGCAGACACCTATAGTAAACCCGGGAATAAGACCAGAAGTATTACCCTTATTCGACTCGCTATTAATCTTGGATTTTCGATAGGACCGCTTATTGGAGGGATTATTATTGCAACCATCAGTTATACCTCCCTATTTTGGATAGATGGACTTACTTGTATGCTTGCCTCATTCGGGTTATTCATTTGGTTAAAACCAAAAAAATCGAAAGATCCCGAACCGGATATTACGATTAATAAAAAAGAAGGTGTTCCTCCCTACCTAAATGGGTTGTTTGTGTTGTTCATTATAATAATGATTGCTAACGGGACCACTTTTGTTCAGTACTTTTCGGTAATGCCTTTGTATTACGAAAAGGCACATTTCTTAACTGAGGATTTAATTGGCTGGTTGTTGTTTATCAATGGAGCAGTGATTGTAATTTTTGAAATGCCATTAATAACATGGCTGGAACGAAAGAAATTAACCAAGACAATGGCTACTTTTTGGGGAATCGTCTTTATCGCAATTAGTTTTATTGTACTAAATCTAACCAGCTGGAGCGGAATTCTGGTGGTTGGGATGTTACTAATGACCCTGGGTGAAATGATAGGCTCTCCCTTCTCGAACGCCTTGGCATTAGAAATGGCGCCCAAGGGCAGAAAAGGAAGCTACATGGGATTGTACAGCATGAGTTTTTCTTTTGCGCACATCTTCGGGCATAACGGAGGAATGAACCTGGTAGATACAATTGGCTTCGATAATACATGGTATATATTGTTCGCATTTTTGAGCCTAATTGCCTTGCTTACATTATGGTTGTACAAATTGCTGAAAAAATCACCTAAATTTAATACCCATGAGATTTAG
- a CDS encoding DUF1684 domain-containing protein, with protein MKRLTILFLFLAICSTYAQSERKIIKEIKKHQVSENNEFKNPETTILEPKDFKSFKGLEFYPIDLKYRVTAKFVRTPNETPFLMPTTTERLPEYVKYGEAHFSLEGKELVLELYQSTTPSEDPKYVDYLFLPITDLTSGDGSYGGGRFLDVWIPDGDSLVLDFNKLYNPYCAYNKRYSCPIPPKQNDLLVRIEAGVKEFEHH; from the coding sequence ATGAAACGTCTTACAATTCTATTCCTTTTTCTGGCTATTTGCTCAACCTATGCGCAAAGTGAGCGAAAAATTATAAAAGAAATCAAGAAACATCAGGTTTCAGAAAATAATGAATTTAAAAATCCTGAAACCACTATTCTGGAACCGAAAGATTTCAAAAGCTTTAAGGGACTAGAGTTTTATCCCATCGATTTGAAATACAGAGTTACTGCAAAATTTGTTCGTACTCCCAACGAAACTCCTTTTCTAATGCCAACCACAACTGAAAGATTACCCGAATACGTTAAATACGGGGAGGCTCATTTTAGCCTTGAGGGGAAAGAACTCGTTTTGGAACTTTACCAAAGTACAACCCCTTCAGAGGACCCTAAATATGTGGATTATTTGTTTTTACCTATTACCGATTTAACAAGTGGTGACGGTTCGTATGGTGGAGGTCGTTTCTTAGACGTATGGATTCCCGATGGAGATAGCCTTGTATTGGATTTCAATAAATTGTACAATCCGTATTGCGCTTATAACAAAAGGTATTCGTGTCCTATTCCGCCAAAGCAAAACGATTTATTGGTTCGTATTGAAGCCGGGGTAAAGGAATTTGAGCACCATTAA
- a CDS encoding response regulator transcription factor — protein sequence MITLAIAEDHQSLVDGITLLLKYEEHIEIVGVANDGEALWEIVQKKQPKVVLTDIKMPKMDGIVATKLIKKQFPNTKVIAFSMFDQEDAVSQMLEAGVSGYLLKNSPLEEVLKAIETVANGNEFFDASLNIDSIKEGALFSNSKPILSKSEQEILKLIGEGKSTSEIANIRFTAVSTVEKHRKNMIHKLGLSGKGELLRYAIEKKYDFE from the coding sequence ATGATAACATTAGCTATTGCTGAAGATCATCAATCGCTCGTTGATGGTATTACCCTTCTTTTAAAATATGAAGAACATATCGAAATCGTTGGGGTAGCAAATGATGGAGAAGCACTTTGGGAAATAGTACAAAAAAAACAGCCTAAAGTTGTTCTTACAGATATTAAAATGCCAAAAATGGATGGAATCGTTGCTACAAAACTCATTAAAAAGCAATTTCCAAACACTAAGGTAATTGCGTTTTCTATGTTCGATCAAGAAGATGCCGTAAGTCAGATGCTTGAAGCTGGAGTTTCGGGATATCTTCTAAAAAACTCCCCTTTAGAAGAAGTTTTAAAGGCTATTGAAACGGTTGCCAATGGAAATGAATTTTTTGATGCTTCATTAAATATTGATTCCATAAAAGAAGGAGCATTGTTTAGTAATTCAAAACCTATCCTTTCTAAAAGTGAACAAGAAATCTTAAAATTGATTGGAGAAGGTAAATCTACAAGTGAGATTGCGAATATTCGCTTTACGGCTGTTTCTACGGTAGAAAAGCATCGAAAGAACATGATTCACAAACTAGGGCTTTCAGGAAAAGGAGAATTGTTACGCTATGCCATCGAAAAAAAATATGATTTTGAATAA
- a CDS encoding DJ-1/PfpI family protein: protein MKYILYFIFFGMIACGNPSEAKKETPQGPTENTFVEKTFPKLDSSRYNVAFLIMDGVYNTELTAPYDIFQHTVFRENIKAMNVFTVANTDAAVRTFEGLRLLPDFNYTTDSLPKIDILVVPSAEHHMDTDLNDDAMLQFVKKVAIEAQFVTSHCDGAFVLAKAGLLEGTVSTTFPSDIDAMRSMFPGLDIRKDVLFVHDDKYITSAGGAKSFEAALYLCELLYGKEIAQSLAGGLVIDWKLEDVPHLIIKK, encoded by the coding sequence ATGAAATATATACTCTATTTTATTTTCTTCGGAATGATTGCATGTGGAAATCCTTCTGAAGCAAAAAAGGAAACTCCTCAGGGTCCTACAGAAAACACATTTGTTGAGAAGACATTTCCGAAGCTGGATTCGTCGCGATACAATGTGGCATTTTTAATTATGGACGGTGTTTATAATACCGAACTTACTGCGCCTTACGATATTTTTCAGCATACTGTTTTCAGAGAAAATATCAAAGCCATGAATGTGTTTACAGTTGCAAATACCGATGCCGCTGTAAGAACTTTCGAAGGACTACGGCTGTTGCCCGATTTCAATTATACCACAGACAGTCTCCCTAAAATAGACATTCTGGTTGTTCCCAGTGCCGAACATCATATGGACACCGATTTAAACGACGATGCCATGCTGCAATTTGTAAAAAAGGTAGCTATAGAAGCTCAATTTGTGACTTCCCATTGTGACGGGGCCTTTGTTTTAGCAAAAGCCGGACTTTTAGAAGGAACTGTTTCTACGACCTTCCCAAGTGATATCGATGCTATGCGCAGCATGTTTCCCGGTTTAGATATCAGAAAAGATGTTCTTTTTGTACACGACGATAAATACATAACGTCAGCCGGAGGCGCAAAGAGTTTTGAAGCTGCCTTGTATTTATGTGAATTGTTATACGGCAAAGAAATTGCACAATCCCTTGCAGGGGGATTGGTTATAGATTGGAAGCTGGAGGATGTCCCGCATCTCATTATAAAAAAATAA
- a CDS encoding dihydrofolate reductase produces MKNTFFIAVAMSGLLFMSCADDKNKKDTQDVANVEAAEFDYNVTQFADVKILRYQIPSWDNLTLKEQKLVYYLTQAGLAGRDIMWDQNYRHNLTIRKALENVYTSYQGDKTTTDWKNFETYLKRVWFSNGIHHHYSNDKLKPEFSSDYLKTLLTETSTVLEGEAFDVIFNDADMKKVNQAKGIDNVAQSAVNFYGPDVTNKDVETFYANKKSPNPEKPLSYGLNSQLVKENGVLKERVYKSGGLYGAAIDKIVEWLEKAKGVAENQAQGDALGLLIQYYKTGDLQTWDDYNVAWTSATEGNIDYINSFIEVYNDPLGYRGSYETIVQIKDFDMSQKMAVLSENAQWFEDNSPLMEEHKKDTVVGVTYKVVHVAGEAGDASPSTPIGVNLPNANWIRAAVGSKSVSLGNIIEAYNNAASSGRLKEFVHDEEELALEEKYGQIGDKLHTALHEVIGHASGQLNPGVGETKETLKTYASTLEEGRADLVGLYYLYNPKLQELGLVDDWKKVGMAAYDGYIRNGLMTQLIRLNLGDNVEESHMRNRQWVSAWAFEKGKADNVIEKITRDGKTYYNINDYDKLHELFGQLLRETQRIKSEGDYAAVEALVEGYGVKVDQALHAEVLERNKQFTAAPYSGFVNPLLVPKMNDEGDIVGFTVEQPATFEEQMLMYAKEYSNLPTKN; encoded by the coding sequence ATGAAGAATACTTTTTTTATAGCTGTGGCTATGAGTGGGTTACTTTTTATGTCTTGTGCAGATGATAAGAATAAAAAAGACACTCAAGATGTTGCTAACGTAGAAGCTGCCGAGTTTGATTATAACGTGACTCAGTTTGCCGATGTTAAAATTTTACGATATCAAATTCCGAGTTGGGATAACCTTACTTTGAAAGAACAAAAACTGGTGTATTACCTTACTCAAGCAGGTTTGGCCGGAAGAGACATTATGTGGGACCAGAATTATCGTCATAACTTGACCATCAGGAAGGCACTGGAGAATGTTTATACTTCGTATCAAGGGGATAAAACCACAACCGACTGGAAAAATTTTGAAACCTATTTGAAACGAGTGTGGTTCTCTAACGGAATTCACCATCATTATTCGAATGACAAACTAAAACCCGAATTTTCTTCAGACTATTTGAAGACTTTATTAACTGAAACAAGCACTGTTCTTGAAGGAGAAGCTTTCGACGTAATTTTTAATGACGCCGATATGAAGAAGGTAAATCAGGCGAAAGGAATAGACAATGTGGCACAATCTGCCGTGAATTTCTACGGACCTGATGTGACCAATAAGGATGTGGAAACTTTTTATGCAAACAAGAAGTCACCAAACCCTGAAAAGCCACTTTCTTACGGACTTAATTCTCAATTGGTAAAAGAGAACGGCGTGTTGAAAGAACGTGTTTATAAATCGGGAGGATTATATGGTGCCGCTATCGATAAGATCGTGGAGTGGTTGGAAAAGGCAAAAGGTGTTGCTGAAAATCAGGCGCAAGGAGATGCTTTGGGCTTGTTAATTCAATATTACAAAACAGGAGATCTTCAAACCTGGGACGATTATAATGTTGCGTGGACTTCAGCTACCGAAGGAAATATAGATTATATCAATAGTTTTATCGAAGTGTATAACGACCCGCTGGGATACAGAGGTTCTTACGAAACAATTGTACAGATAAAGGATTTCGATATGTCACAAAAAATGGCAGTATTGTCTGAAAATGCGCAGTGGTTTGAAGACAACTCACCTTTGATGGAAGAACACAAAAAAGACACTGTTGTAGGCGTTACTTACAAGGTGGTACATGTTGCCGGTGAGGCGGGAGATGCTTCTCCAAGTACTCCAATTGGAGTAAACCTGCCAAACGCAAACTGGATTCGTGCAGCGGTTGGAAGTAAGTCGGTTTCTCTTGGAAACATTATCGAAGCCTACAACAATGCTGCGAGCTCAGGTCGTTTAAAGGAATTTGTTCACGACGAAGAAGAATTGGCTCTGGAAGAAAAATACGGTCAGATAGGAGACAAGTTACATACCGCCTTACATGAAGTAATAGGTCATGCATCGGGACAATTAAATCCGGGTGTTGGTGAAACCAAAGAAACATTAAAGACGTATGCGTCCACTTTGGAAGAAGGACGTGCCGATCTTGTTGGATTGTACTATTTATACAACCCGAAATTACAGGAATTAGGTTTGGTTGACGACTGGAAAAAAGTGGGAATGGCTGCGTATGATGGCTATATCCGAAATGGATTGATGACTCAATTAATTCGTTTGAATTTAGGTGATAATGTTGAAGAATCGCACATGCGTAACCGTCAATGGGTTTCTGCCTGGGCTTTTGAAAAAGGCAAAGCAGACAATGTAATTGAAAAAATTACGCGTGATGGAAAAACCTATTACAACATCAACGATTACGATAAATTACATGAATTATTCGGACAATTACTACGTGAGACACAACGTATTAAATCGGAAGGTGATTATGCAGCAGTAGAAGCTTTGGTTGAAGGTTACGGCGTAAAAGTAGATCAAGCTTTACATGCTGAAGTATTGGAACGCAACAAGCAATTTACAGCTGCACCTTATAGCGGATTTGTAAATCCGTTGCTAGTGCCAAAGATGAACGACGAAGGAGATATTGTAGGTTTTACAGTTGAACAACCTGCAACTTTCGAGGAGCAGATGTTGATGTACGCGAAGGAATACAGCAATCTTCCTACGAAGAATTAA
- the crcB gene encoding fluoride efflux transporter CrcB: MKQLLLVFLGGGLGSSLRYAMSNYLNSTQNGFPYGTFAVNIIGSLLIGIILGLALKTNAISQNTMVFLATGFCGGFTTFSAFAYENHLFLKSGDFMSFALYTLASFVVGFAAVFFGMWVVKFF; the protein is encoded by the coding sequence ATGAAACAGTTGCTTTTGGTTTTTTTGGGTGGCGGACTGGGAAGTTCCCTCCGCTATGCAATGAGCAATTATTTAAACAGCACCCAAAACGGATTCCCATACGGAACTTTTGCAGTGAACATTATTGGAAGTTTGCTAATTGGAATTATTTTAGGCTTGGCACTTAAAACCAATGCCATTTCCCAAAATACCATGGTATTTCTTGCAACCGGTTTTTGTGGAGGCTTTACTACGTTTTCGGCATTTGCCTATGAAAATCATCTCTTCTTAAAATCGGGAGATTTTATGTCTTTTGCTTTGTATACCCTTGCAAGTTTTGTAGTTGGCTTTGCAGCTGTCTTTTTTGGGATGTGGGTTGTGAAATTTTTTTAA
- a CDS encoding tetratricopeptide repeat protein — translation MKIKIVVIVTMLFGINVHSQTQKDSLFRVWKNTSLADTVRANALSTLIFNEYQYKKPDSALQLIEKLDNFTIERQLATQQADVYILKGNVYTVYGDNIKAIESYQKALKLYENFNDPGGITTSLNNIGRVYKTLWNFDKALDYYNRSLQIAVAIKDKSAESRALVNIGNIYNDKFKVDEALSYYVKSLELNLELNDKVGESITLQNIGLNYTKRKEYDKALNYFTQSLAISEELDDYYSQSNILIAIAQLYYTQKKYPQLIKFAKKALETAQKVKSIQLQNRANYFLYTGYKALNDYNKALYHHEESIKLLDSLKLVETNKRIQEIEFEKERSTDSIINHENILKQHMVFDQEIEIKKRENKIVLVAFSGLLILMGFIAYYIFTRIKLKQRIVEREKEIEIQKKEKLLKEQELTTIDAMIEGQEKERKRLAMDLHDSLGATLSAAKLQFNHLANNKDQILKMEELFNKTSSLIDQAYAEVRSISHLKNSGVMAKEGLLPAIYSLAKNASAHGKLKIEVQDFGVTHNFDTTTEVTIFRIIQELVTNIIKHSQAAEANISLTQHKMMLTIIIEDKGVGFIPQLIDTKKGMGLSSIEKRIEHLNGSFEIDSTPGKGTTVIIELPLH, via the coding sequence ATGAAAATAAAGATCGTAGTTATAGTTACAATGCTGTTTGGAATTAACGTGCACAGTCAAACGCAAAAGGATTCCTTATTTAGAGTTTGGAAAAACACCTCGCTTGCAGATACAGTTAGAGCAAATGCACTCAGCACCTTAATATTTAATGAATATCAATATAAAAAACCCGATAGTGCTTTACAATTGATTGAGAAATTAGACAATTTCACTATCGAAAGACAACTGGCTACTCAACAGGCAGATGTATATATATTAAAAGGAAATGTATACACGGTCTATGGAGATAATATTAAAGCCATAGAGTCTTACCAAAAAGCTTTAAAACTGTACGAAAACTTCAATGATCCAGGCGGAATTACAACATCCCTTAATAATATTGGACGTGTCTATAAAACACTTTGGAATTTTGACAAAGCCTTAGACTATTATAACAGAAGTTTGCAAATAGCCGTTGCCATTAAAGATAAAAGTGCAGAATCTCGAGCACTTGTCAATATTGGAAATATTTATAATGATAAATTTAAAGTTGATGAGGCCTTATCTTACTATGTAAAAAGTCTGGAGTTAAACTTAGAATTAAATGATAAGGTGGGAGAATCCATCACGCTTCAAAATATTGGTCTTAATTATACCAAAAGAAAGGAATATGACAAAGCCTTGAATTATTTTACACAAAGTCTTGCTATTAGTGAAGAACTGGATGATTATTACTCCCAATCCAATATTCTAATTGCTATTGCCCAATTATACTACACACAAAAAAAATACCCACAACTAATAAAGTTTGCTAAAAAAGCATTAGAGACAGCCCAAAAAGTAAAAAGTATACAATTACAAAATAGGGCAAACTACTTTCTTTATACAGGCTACAAAGCCTTAAATGACTACAATAAAGCTTTATACCACCATGAAGAATCTATTAAACTCTTGGATAGTCTTAAACTTGTTGAAACGAATAAAAGAATTCAAGAAATAGAATTTGAAAAAGAAAGGAGTACAGATAGTATCATCAACCATGAAAACATATTAAAACAACATATGGTTTTTGATCAAGAAATTGAAATTAAAAAGAGAGAGAATAAAATCGTCCTTGTTGCTTTTTCCGGACTCTTAATTCTAATGGGCTTTATTGCTTATTATATTTTTACCAGAATCAAACTTAAACAACGTATTGTTGAACGGGAGAAAGAAATTGAAATTCAAAAAAAGGAAAAACTTCTTAAAGAACAAGAACTTACTACAATTGACGCCATGATTGAAGGGCAAGAGAAAGAACGTAAACGTCTCGCTATGGATTTGCACGATAGCCTTGGCGCAACGCTTTCAGCAGCAAAATTGCAGTTCAATCATCTTGCCAATAACAAAGATCAAATTCTTAAAATGGAAGAGCTTTTTAACAAGACGAGCTCTTTAATTGATCAGGCCTATGCCGAGGTTCGTTCTATATCACATTTAAAGAACAGTGGCGTCATGGCAAAAGAAGGGTTACTACCTGCCATATATTCTTTGGCAAAGAATGCTTCAGCACATGGTAAATTAAAAATCGAAGTTCAGGATTTTGGAGTAACTCATAATTTCGATACGACCACTGAAGTTACGATTTTCAGAATAATTCAAGAATTGGTCACAAACATTATTAAGCACTCTCAGGCTGCGGAGGCAAATATTTCTCTCACTCAACATAAAATGATGCTTACCATCATTATTGAAGATAAAGGTGTTGGTTTCATACCACAATTAATTGATACCAAAAAAGGAATGGGGCTTTCAAGTATAGAAAAACGTATAGAGCATTTAAACGGATCTTTCGAAATCGACAGTACCCCGGGAAAAGGAACTACGGTCATAATAGAACTCCCGCTACATTAG